From a region of the Phragmites australis chromosome 21, lpPhrAust1.1, whole genome shotgun sequence genome:
- the LOC133903460 gene encoding uncharacterized protein LOC133903460 produces the protein MAPVGGVVEISSDEDDSPVGNKLPLDPLGWASDLFDVDDDAIGEDFDDLMIMSELSSPPVLQKTAKPDDLVIMSELSSPPVLQKAKPGGGHDDEEDDCVVLDGDPDKVVTVAEEGSAGDGSSDELQIVAEKGLIACRDFPHSRHSCSNLPFGTTSHVKHCSMCYCFVCDAPAPCTYWGSGTSVVDHCHATNTEPKWKILRQAFKCKSLPASGLEKHQNVMYSTMTSPRQQAQAMQCQVAVPQSLLSSVPNMGHSSLANRSPLLNEVSQKQQRHPSVRVSLSVAGTVSAPRAGRGTGNAHITQNTHSRAIFKRVGGVSPGLATTAHNRFGSAAAPDNSLIHQASQPVQGAPITNVFTGTAQNNPPQRSFSAPVASQEQGQPAAYWQIASNGMNVTGPQLSRCTSLTTQITQSMPEPVIDVNTKSWEELLASVASELGVPDYNFGSTQLQHVTTNSGPVHSAASQGLGVQHESVAATENLTASYVHDISNYTTGGNVQADDPLQSTENFHHLDSQSSLVPNEAYLNNFASAPSDGLSIEAARQLEISRLESAILLEFDFLP, from the exons ATGGCGCCGGTGGGTGGTGTCGTGGAGATTAGCTCCGATGAGGACGACTCCCCCGTGGGCAACAAGTTGCCCCTCGATCCCCTTGGATGGGCGTCGGACCTTTTTGATGTGGATGATGATGCAATCGGGGAGGATTTCGATGATCTCATGATTATGAGTGAGTTGTCGTCTCCACCGGTCCTGCAGAAGACAGCCAAGCCTGACGATCTCGTTATTATGAGTGAGTTGTCTTCACCACCGGTGCTGCAGAAGGCCAAGCCTGGTGGCGGCcatgatgatgaggaagatgattgTGTGGTTCTAGATGGTGACCCCGATAAGGTGGTTACCGTGGCTGAGGAGGGGAGCGCGGGAGACGGCAGCTCGGATGAATTGCAGATAGTCGCGGAGAAAGGCCTG ATAGCATGTAGGGACTTCCCTCACTCACGCCATTCATGCTCAAACTTGCCCTTCGGCACTACTTCTCATGTGAAGCATTGTAGCATG TGCTACTGTTTTGTATGTGATGCTCCAGCTCCATGCACTTATTGGGGTAGCGGAACCTCGGTTGTTGATCATTGCCATGCTACGAATACGGAACCAAAGTGGAAAATACTGAGGCAAGCATTCAAGTGCAAAAGTCTGCCAGCATCTGGTCTAGAAAAACACCAGAATGTCATGTACTCAACAATGACGTCACCCAGACAGCAAGCACAAGCTATGCAGTGTCAAGTTGCAGTCCCACAATCACTTCTGTCTTCAGTACCAAATATGGGTCACTCTTCTCTTGCCAACAGAAGTCCTCTTCTGAATGAAGTGAGCCAAAAACAACAAAGGCATCCCTCAGTCAGAGTCTCACTGAGTGTAGCTGGAACCGTCAGTGCACCAAGAGCTGGAAGAGGTACAGGCAATGCTCACATCACTCAAAATACTCATTCACGTGCAATATTCAAAAGAGTAGGGGGTGTTTCTCCAGGCCTTGCAACCACAGCCCATAACCGATTTGGTTCTGCTGCTGCTCCAGATAATTCCCTGATACACCAGGCATCTCAGCCAGTTCAAGGTGCACCAATAACTAATGTTTTCACTGGTACTGCTCAGAACAACCCCCCTCAGAGATCTTTCAGTGCACCAGTAGCATCTCAGGAACAAGGTCAACCAGCAGCATATTGGCAGATTGCCTCAAATGGAATGAATGTCACAGGACCACAACTTTCACGGTGCACCTCGCTTACAACTCAGATAACGCAATCCATGCCAGAACCAGTAATCGATGTTAACACAAAAAGCTGGGAAGAATTACTTGCTAGTGTGGCATCTGAACTGGGGGTACCCGATTACAATTTTGGCTCCACACAGTTGCAGCATGTAACAACTAACTCTGGACCTGTGCATTCTGCTGCAAGCCAGGGGTTAGGCGTTCAGCATGAGTCTGTTGCAGCAACAGAGAACTTGACAGCTTCTTATGTGCATGATATATCCAATTACACTACAGGTGGCAATGTTCAGGCAGATGATCCTCTACAATCAACAGAGAATTTCCACCATCTGGATTCCCAGAGCAGTCTTGTTCCTAATGAAGCTTATCTGAATAATTTTGCAAGTGCCCCTTCTGATGGATTATCGATAGAAGCTGCTCGTCAGCTTGAGATATCAAGACTGGAGTCTGCAATTCTGTTAGAATTTGACTTTCTGCCTTAG